A region from the Aegilops tauschii subsp. strangulata cultivar AL8/78 chromosome 5, Aet v6.0, whole genome shotgun sequence genome encodes:
- the LOC109753252 gene encoding dehydration-responsive element-binding protein 1B-like produces the protein MDTVAAWPQFEGQEYMTVWPEEQEYRTVWSEPPKRRAGRIKLQETRHPVYRGVRRRGRVGQWVCELRVPASRGYSRLWLGTFATAEMAARAHDSAALALSGHDACLNFADSAWRMMPVHATGSFRFAPAQEIKDAVAVALEAFQEQHPADASTTEASAPSITSSDLSGLDDELLIDGMDAGSYYASLAQGMLMEPPAAGAWREDREHDDGFDTPTSLWSY, from the coding sequence ATGGACACCGTTGCCGCCTGGCCGCAGTTTGAGGGGCAAGAGTACATGACGGTGTGGCCGGAGGAGCAGGAGTACCGGACGGTGTGGTCGGAGCCGCCGAAGCGGCGGGCCGGGCGGATCAAGTTGCAGGAGACGCGCCACCCGGTGTACCGCGGCGTGCGCCGCCGTGGCAGGGTCGGGCAGTGGGTGTGCGAGCTGCGCGTCCCCGCAAGCCGGGGTTACTCCAGGCTCTGGCTCGGCACCTTCGCCACCGCCGAGATGGCGGCTCGCGCGCACGACTCCGCCGCGCTCGCGCTCTCCGGCCACGATGCCTGCCTCAACTTCGCCGACTCCGCCTGGCGGATGATGCCCGTCCACGCGACCGGGTCGTTCAGGTTCGCCCCCGCGCAAGAGATCAaggacgccgtcgccgtcgccctcgaGGCATTCCAGGAGCAGCACCCTGCAGACGCGTCCACGACCGAGGCGAGCGCGCCCTCCATCACCTCAAGTGACTTATCGGGGCTGGACGACGAGCTCTTGATTGACGGCATGGACGCGGGGTCGTACTACGCGAGCTTGGCGCAGGGGATGCTCATGGAGCCGCCGGCCGCCGGTGCATGGCGGGAGGACCGCGAACACGACGACGGCTTCGACACGCCGACGTCGCTGTGGAGCTACTAG